From the Streptomyces sp. SN-593 genome, the window GATGTCGTCCCCGCCCTCGACCGGCGGCAGGTTCTCCTCGCCGCGGAGCTCGTTGATCGTCTCGATGTTCGCCGTGCGGGCGGCGACGGCGGCCGCCATGCGTCCGGCCCGGTCGGTGCGCTGCAGCTTGCGGGTGTCGAAGCACGCGGACTGTCCGCGCGGCAGCATCCCGGTCCATGCGTCCTCGAACATGCCCAGCCAGTCGCCCATCGTGTAGGCGAGGAACCCCAGGGCCTGCTGCTCGATGCCGGTGCCCCAGGACGTGGTGCGGTCGACCTGGCCGAGCATGTGCGGCGGGATGCCGTACAGCATCGCCATGTCGAGGTTCGAGGCCGCCTTCGTGCCGAGGAACTGCGCGTCTTCCGGCGGCACCGTGATGGACTTCCAGGAGGCGCCGCCGGACAGGATTCCGGACGCGTGGGAGTTCTTCAGGCCCGCGTGGGAGGCGTCCCACGCCTCCTTCATCTGCCGGGCCTGCGCGACGGTCATGTCCTCCTTGACCTCGATCACCCCGGACAGGTGCGCGCCGTCGCCGAAGAAGCGTGCGGCGAACTCCTCCGCGGCCAGGCCGAGGCCGATCGCGGTGCGCGCGTAGGCGATGGGCGACATGCCGGTGATCGCGCCGGGCATCGACATGCCCATCACGTGCACCATGTCGACGGTGTCGACGGGGACGCGGTTCACCTCGTAGATGCGGCCGCCGCTGTCGTCGGTGTCCACCTTCACGCTGTCCGGGTGGCACACCGACAACCGGGCCGGCCGGAACAGGTAGTCCCGGGCGGTGATGACGGCGTAGCCGTTGCCGCGCAGCGCGGCGGAGACGACCAGTTGCTTGGCGCCGTCTCGGCGGGTGGGCCACGCGGTGTTCGAGCCGCCGCCGAACGGGTCGACCACGATGGTCGGCTGCCGGTCGACCGGCACCTGGATCGACCCCGCGGCCTGCATCGCACGGATCGGCAGGCCGGCCACCGTGTTCGCGAGGATGCGCACGCACGCGAACAGCGAGATGAGCTTCATCGCGGTCTGGTCGTTGACCGGCACACCCGACGCGGTCAGGTGCGCCAGGCTGCCGTTGGTGGGGATCGAGGAGTCGCCGAACTCCTGCACCGGGCCGGCCGCCCGGGTGGCGCGTCGCAGCAGGCTCACCGGTCCATCACCCACCCCACGAACAGCAGCATGAGGCCGAGCAGCGCCAGGCCGGCGATCGGCTGCAGCCACCAGGCGGCGCCGTCCAGGCAGCCCAGGCCGGCCACGTCCACCAGGTCGGTGACCAGCCGCCGCGGCGCGGCCGGCCGCCGCAACAGGCGCTTGAACACCGCGGGTACGCGCATGGCACCTCCTACAGGTCCGCCCAGTTGAAGAACCGGGGCGTGGGCTTCTTGGAAGGCGGCGCGCAGGCGCGGTGCAGGCCCATGATCGCGGCCACCGCGAGGTCGATCTTCCGCGGTGAGCCCTTGGACTCCTTGTAGATCATGAAGCCGCCCGTCGACGGCTTCACGACGGCGTTGGCCAGGTGGCGGGCCAGCCGCGGGTCACCGGAGTGCGTGACCCAGCCGTTCATCACCGCCTCGAAGAACCGGTTCGTCGCCGGCACCATCCGCGCCGGCGACTGGGGGAAGTCGACGACGGGCAGGCCCTCGGCCTCCAGGATCTGGTACGTCCTGGCCCACCGTGCGGGGTCCACCGCGATCTCCCGGACCTGCCACCGCCGGCACGCCGCCCGCAGCGCGTCCTCGACCTCCAGGATCGGCACCACCCAGTCCGGCGGCGCCTTCTCCGGCCGCTCCCACAACTGCACCACGTCCTGGTGTGGCCGGCGCAGCCCCGCGTTCAGCTCGGCGGCCTTCACCGCCCGCTCGTCCTCGTCCAGGTCGGCGTTCTCCGGCGCCTCCGGGTCGAACACCAGCGGCTCGCCCGGCCGGGTCACGATGATCCCCGTCGCGTCGTTGTTGTACGACCCGTCAAAGGACAGCACGACCTCTTCGCCGTCCGGGATCTCCTGCTCGGAGTCCTCGCAGCGCTCCCAGGCTCCTTCGGGAAGCCACACCTTCGCGGCCGTCACCCACACGTTCAGGCGCTTGGTCTTGAAGTCCGGCTCCGACAGCTTCCGGGAGACCGCGGCCATCTTCTCGCCGTCCAGGAAGTCCCCGTACGCCGGGTTGGCCTGCTGCCACACCCGTTGATCGAGGTACCGGAACCCGCGGGCGCGGTCGTTGGTCTCGTAGATCCGCGCCCCGTACCGCGGATCGTCGACCTCGCCCTTGATGATCTTCTTCGCGTACTGGTACTGCTGGTAGCAGATGGTGTCCTGGCCGTCGGCCTGGGTCTTCTTCCCGAACGTCGAGATACCGACGATGAGCGGCTGGGCGCGGGTGTCCGAGCCCTGGTTCATCACATCCCACAGCTCGCTGTTGGGCTGGGCGTGCAGCTCGTCGAACAGCACCCGCGAGGGGTTCAGCCCCTCCTTGGTGAACGCCTCGCTGGACAAGGCCCGGTACACCGACCCGGTCGCCGGATACTCGATCGCGTCCCGGTAGCACTTGAGCAGGCCGCCCTGCTTGGCGTCCAGCTCCGGCGACATCTCGACGGCGGACTTGACCTCGCCGAAGATCAGCTTCGCCTGGTCCTTGTCCGCCGCGCAGGAGTACACCTCGGCGCCCGGCTCGTCCAGGATGCCGTCGATCGCCAACCCGGCGCCGAGCAAAGACTTGGAGTTCTTCCGCGGCACCAGCAGCAGGTACGTCCAGTATTGCCGCAGCCGGCTACCCGGCACGAGCCGCAGGATGTCGCAGATCACGTCGGCCTGCCACGCCCGCAGCCGCACCAGCTGGCCGCGCTGGACGCCCTTGGTCAGCCGCAGGTACGACTCGATCAGCTCGCAGGCGAAGATCCCATCGGTGTTGCCCTCGTTCCACCGGGACATCGAGGGGTCCCACAGGTCCGGTCCGCGCGGCAGCTGGCGAGGGAAGCGCGGTGGCGCGGCCGCCCTACGCGCCACCGTTGCCCGTCCGCTTCGCGCGCCGCTCCAACATCTCCTCCAGTTTCGACTTGGCCTTGATCTCGCTCATGCCGAGTCGCGCCCGGTCGGTGGGAGTGAAGCCGCACAGGCTCTCCCACTTGGTCATCTGCGACTCCAGCGCGCGCAGATGGGACAGCAGCGGGTTGGCGCGCTGCTGCCCCATCGAGCCGGGAACCATGTAGCCGGCGTCCGCGATGGCCTCCCGGATCGCGTCGCGTTCGTCGTGCGCCTCGCACAGCCGGGTCAGGATGTCCAGGTCGGTGGTGGGGGACAGCCACTTCTGACCGGCTGTCCACAGCCGATCCCAGACCGCCCTGCCTACATCGCCGAGGGTGCCGGGCGCCGGCGGGAGGTCGGCCACGGAAACCAGCTCGACGACCACCGGCTCGGGAAGCGCACGCTTGCCGGGGTTGCCCGTCAGCCGCTTACGCTCCGTGGGCGTCCTGGGTCGGCCTGCGGTCATGATCGCCACCCCCAAGAACCAACCGGCCCAAAAAACGGTCCAATTTCGCGGCTGTGTGTGGGGGGTGGGGGGCCGGGTCCCTAGATGATCATCGTGTTCAAGATCGACCCACCCCCCGGCGCGCGACACATCGTCATCGCCGTCACTGTGCGTGCTTGCGGGAGTTGCAGGCGCGGCACAGCACCTGCAGGTTGTCCGGCTCGTTGCCGCCGCCGCGGGCCTTGGGTGTGACGTGATCTGCAGTCAGGTCGGTGGCGTGATGGGGCAGCACGCCCCAGCCGGGGCACCAGTCGCCGTACTCCGCGCGGTGCGCGGTCACTCCTGCTGCTGCGGTGCGTCGGTAGCTGCTGTCGTAGCCGCGCTGGCTGGCGCTGCCGCGCTGGACGTCGTATCGGTGCTGCCATGCGGCCTGGTGAGCGTCGCACCGCGAGGCGTTGCGGGTGAGCTCCTGGCAGTCCAGGCACGGGCGTAGGCGGCGCTGCATGGGCTCACCTCCTCGCGCACAGGATGTGCGGGTCGGGCCGGATCGGGCAGGACGACCAGATCGGGACGGGGCCCTTTGCGGCCGGTGCGGTGAAACGAGGAGGGCGGGGCGCCTGTATACGGCGAACGGCCCGCTGGTGGGCGCGGGCCGTTCGTGAGAGGTTCGGAGTCTCAGCCGCCCAGCAGCCGGGCTTTCGCCTGCTCGAAGTCAGCGTCCGTGATGACGCGTTGGTCGCGGAGCGCAGCGAGCTTGGCGATCTCGTCGGCGATGCTCGGAGCTGCGGTGCTGGTCTGGGGGGCATGGTGCCGGGCTATGGCTTCATCAAGGGCGGCGCGGAGCCTCTCGAAGTGGGGCTGCTGCTTCTTGGTGAAGACGATCGAGTTCTCGTCTTGCGCTGCGGTTCTGGTCTGGGTGCCGAAGCTGCTCCGCTTCTCTACGCCGCCGGGGATGGTGAACTGGATAAATCCACCGAAGAGGGCTCCGGCTGGCTTCCACTGCACCGCGCTGATCTGGCTGATGTGTAGGCGCTTCTCGCCTTTGCCGATGGTCCGGCGTGCCACGCCGCCGTTGCGCCGGATGGTCAGATACTGGCCGTCGAACTCGGCCTGGCCGTTGACGCCTTTGATCTCTTCCACGATGACCCCCTCTTGGTGGGGTTCACGGTGGCGGATCGGCCGGGCCCTGGTGGAGTGCTCCGGTTGGTCGTGACTGACCTGTGACGTGCGGCAAGCCCCGCCGGGGTGCGGCGCCCGGCGTTGACGCCAGGCGCAGAGCACGTGCGCGGGTTGCCAGTTCGGCCCGGGCGACGTCGGCGAGGGTGAAGAGCTGGCGGCCGCCGTCGTCGAGACCGGCCACTGGGAGGTGGCCGCGGGCGACCCAGGACCGGAGGGTGCGTTCCGTGCAGCCAGCGTTGCCTGCGGAGCACAGTGCGCGTATCCGGTTCGCGTGGTCGACGGCTTGCCCGGCGGTGAGCCATGTGGTGGTCATGATCACCCCCCAGCAAGCAAAAACCCCGCTCAGGCGGGGTGAGTGACATACGTGTGGCGCTGGCAGCGAGTATGCGCTAGCAGATGATCTATGTCCAGCAGGATGCCCTGAGCCGCGATCTGTCGTGCGGGCCGTTGCGTTCTCGGCGTCGCGTCCGAGTCGCTGGGCGGCCTCGCCGGAAGGGGGCGGACCACAGCGGCACGACGAGGACCCCGCCGCCGCGACGGGGTCCTCGGCGACCGGTCAGGAGCGCACGACGGCTACGGGGTCCACAGGACGGGCGCAGTGCGGGCACCGGGCGGCATGGGCAGCGTCGGGACCTGCTCGCCGCGGTAGTGGATGCGCAGGTCGGGCGCGGTGTCGTGCGGGACGTCGCCCAGGTCGTGCGCGCGGCGGTATGCCTCGGCGGTGTCGTGCAGGATACAGCGCACGATGCTGGACAGTTCGGCGCCGGGGGTGAGGAGGGTGACGAGGTCGTCGTGCAGCTGCTCGTTGATGCGCACGGTGAGGCTGCGGCCGACGGGCGGCGGCGTCGTGCGGGTGGGTACGGTGGCGGGTGCCATGTCGGGTGTGCTCCCGGGTGGTAGTCGGGCCCGCCGTGCGGTGCAGTCGCATAGGTGGGCCCGCGTTCGTCAGGCGGTGGGCGGCTCGGTGGTCTTGTCGGGGAGGGCCGCGCGGAACGCGGCGAGGAAGTCTTCGGCGCCGTCCGCGTTGGCGAGGGCCTTCTCGTACTTCTTGTAGGAGGCGTGCGGGTCGGGATCGTTGGCGACGCCAGCCGCGATGATCTCCTGCACTTCTTCCGCCTTCCGCTGTTCGCGGAGGATGCTGTAGACGCGGGACGGGGTGAGTGCGATCTTCTCGGCGATCTGCGGCGGCTCCATGCCGGCGGCAGCGTGCTTCGTGACGATGGCGGGCACAGCTGCGGCGAGGGCGTCAGCGACCATTCGCAGGACGCGTACATCAAGGAGCGAGAACTCGGCTGTGATCTTCTGCGTGATCTTCTGTGCCTGCTCTGCTTTGCTGCCCCTCTGGCTGATGACGTCGTAGCGCTTGGCCAGATGTTCGAGGTAGCTGCGGCTGAGGGGGTCGTCGTGGGTGTCGCTGTCGGTGCGTTCCGCGTCGTACTGCTCGACGGCGTCGAGGATGCGGTCGCGGAGCCGGTTGGCTGCGCCGGTGGGGTCGGTCGGCATGTGGTCTCCAGTCGGTGAGGTGCTGGCGACTCTCAATGTAGCGACTTCACAAGCCTATACACAAGCGACTTGTGAAGCCACTTCAAGACATCTTGTCGCCACGGGCTAGGCGAACCCGACCGGGTTCTTGGCGTGCTGCTGCTCTGCGTCGTCGAGGAGCTTCCCGGCGTGGCGCAGCAGCGCCCGGCACAGCACGCGGTCGCGTGGTCCATCGACGGCGGTCTCGTCGATTGTCGTCGGGGTGCCGTCGGGGGCGACGTACACCAAGGCCGGCCCGGCAGGCAGGACTGGCGGTGATGCGTCGTCTGCCTCGGCGTGCAGTCGCTCCAGGGCGGTGTGCCGGTGGGCAGGCGCTGGGCTGTGCCCCGTCACCGCTCGTCCCGGCCGTGGTCCGGCTGTGCCTCGGCGGGTGCTGGCGGGAGGCTGAAAGCGGCGGCGAGCCGGGCGTAGACCAGCGGCATCTTGTGGCCGGCCGCGGCGATGCTGGCAGTGATCTGGCGTGCCTGGCTTGGGTCCGGCACGTGGTGGGCGGTATCCCGGGCGAGGCTGGCGCGGGCCCGGTCGGTGGCGTCCGGGGGGAGCGCGGCCAGTGCGGCCAGGATCTCGTCGGTGGTCATGCGCGGGTGGGTCACGTCTGGGCGTCCGTTCTGGTGGGGTGGTGTTCGGCGTCGGCGGCCAGCTTGGCCATGACCAGGCTCAGGCTGGGCAGGACGGCGGCCGCGTGTGCGGCGTAGGCGTCCGGGTCGAGTCGGCACCCGCATGCCTCGCACGTGATCTCCCACTGGCCGTCGGCCCGGCTCATCGCGACGGCGCTGCACTGTGGGCAGGGCGCCAGCCGGGGATGTGATCGGGGCCGTGTGCCGGTGATCGCGCGCACGCGGCGTAGCGCGTCGTCCAGGCCCTCGTGCATCTGCCAGATCCAGGGGCAGGTGACGGCGAACGGGATGTAGAGCTGGAGCCAGTTCGCCCAGCCGGGGATGCCGCCGCCGGCCCGCGGTACCGGGGTGGTGCCGCGGGTGATGTACCAGGTGCCGGCCGGGTGGCGGGTGACGGCCGGGTAGTCGTCGGCCAGCAGCGAGGCCCAGCCGACCAGGAGCGGGCCGATCGGGATGCCGCCGGAGTCCTGGCCGTCCGGGTCGGGGACCCAGCGGGTGGCGAGCAGGTCGAGCACTCGCACGTCCACGGGCAGCGGCGGGTGGGCGCGGCCGGCTGGTCGGCCGCCGGCGCCCGGGCCGCGGTGCGGCGTGAGCTCGGCGCGCAGCAGCGGGAGTTCGGCCACCAGCTGCTGCAGGACGTACGCGAGGTGGTGTTCGCAGCCCGGGCAGGCGTACCGGTCGGTGCCTGCCGGCAGCGGGCGGTGGCAGATGGTGCACTCCACGGGTCAGCCCTCGTCGCCGCGGCGGGCGACCAGGTCCGGGATGCTGGTGCGGCCGCGCCGCCGCGAGGTGTGGTCGCGGCCCAGCAGGGTGTCAGCCAGCCGGTCGAACCGGGCGATCACCCGGTCGCTCGCGTCCTCCATCGCCTGGGCGGTGGCCGCGCCGAGCTCGTCGACCTGCTTCTTCACCTCGGCGGTGAACAGCTCGTCGGTCAGCAGCGGCACCAGCTCGCGGGCGTCGCGGATCTCGCGGCGCAGGTCGGTCAGCGTCTCGCGGGCCTCGCGGATCTCCGCGCGCAGCTGGTCGCGTACCTGCTCCAGGTCGTCCAGGTGCGGGGTCTGTCGGGGCCGGGTCATGAGGTCGTGACTCCCATCGGGGCGTAGGGGCGCAGGTGGACGGTGAGCGGGGGGACGTCGGCGT encodes:
- a CDS encoding phage portal protein, giving the protein MSLLRRATRAAGPVQEFGDSSIPTNGSLAHLTASGVPVNDQTAMKLISLFACVRILANTVAGLPIRAMQAAGSIQVPVDRQPTIVVDPFGGGSNTAWPTRRDGAKQLVVSAALRGNGYAVITARDYLFRPARLSVCHPDSVKVDTDDSGGRIYEVNRVPVDTVDMVHVMGMSMPGAITGMSPIAYARTAIGLGLAAEEFAARFFGDGAHLSGVIEVKEDMTVAQARQMKEAWDASHAGLKNSHASGILSGGASWKSITVPPEDAQFLGTKAASNLDMAMLYGIPPHMLGQVDRTTSWGTGIEQQALGFLAYTMGDWLGMFEDAWTGMLPRGQSACFDTRKLQRTDRAGRMAAAVAARTANIETINELRGEENLPPVEGGDDIHAPLNSAHTNTGAAPGDTEPEGPAHV
- a CDS encoding terminase large subunit domain-containing protein: MSRWNEGNTDGIFACELIESYLRLTKGVQRGQLVRLRAWQADVICDILRLVPGSRLRQYWTYLLLVPRKNSKSLLGAGLAIDGILDEPGAEVYSCAADKDQAKLIFGEVKSAVEMSPELDAKQGGLLKCYRDAIEYPATGSVYRALSSEAFTKEGLNPSRVLFDELHAQPNSELWDVMNQGSDTRAQPLIVGISTFGKKTQADGQDTICYQQYQYAKKIIKGEVDDPRYGARIYETNDRARGFRYLDQRVWQQANPAYGDFLDGEKMAAVSRKLSEPDFKTKRLNVWVTAAKVWLPEGAWERCEDSEQEIPDGEEVVLSFDGSYNNDATGIIVTRPGEPLVFDPEAPENADLDEDERAVKAAELNAGLRRPHQDVVQLWERPEKAPPDWVVPILEVEDALRAACRRWQVREIAVDPARWARTYQILEAEGLPVVDFPQSPARMVPATNRFFEAVMNGWVTHSGDPRLARHLANAVVKPSTGGFMIYKESKGSPRKIDLAVAAIMGLHRACAPPSKKPTPRFFNWADL
- a CDS encoding phage terminase small subunit P27 family, translating into MTAGRPRTPTERKRLTGNPGKRALPEPVVVELVSVADLPPAPGTLGDVGRAVWDRLWTAGQKWLSPTTDLDILTRLCEAHDERDAIREAIADAGYMVPGSMGQQRANPLLSHLRALESQMTKWESLCGFTPTDRARLGMSEIKAKSKLEEMLERRAKRTGNGGA
- a CDS encoding HNH endonuclease is translated as MQRRLRPCLDCQELTRNASRCDAHQAAWQHRYDVQRGSASQRGYDSSYRRTAAAGVTAHRAEYGDWCPGWGVLPHHATDLTADHVTPKARGGGNEPDNLQVLCRACNSRKHAQ
- a CDS encoding DUF4429 domain-containing protein produces the protein MEEIKGVNGQAEFDGQYLTIRRNGGVARRTIGKGEKRLHISQISAVQWKPAGALFGGFIQFTIPGGVEKRSSFGTQTRTAAQDENSIVFTKKQQPHFERLRAALDEAIARHHAPQTSTAAPSIADEIAKLAALRDQRVITDADFEQAKARLLGG
- a CDS encoding MerR family transcriptional regulator; its protein translation is MTTTWLTAGQAVDHANRIRALCSAGNAGCTERTLRSWVARGHLPVAGLDDGGRQLFTLADVARAELATRARALRLASTPGAAPRRGLPHVTGQSRPTGALHQGPADPPP
- a CDS encoding phosphoenolpyruvate-utilizing N-terminal domain-containing protein — protein: MTRPRQTPHLDDLEQVRDQLRAEIREARETLTDLRREIRDARELVPLLTDELFTAEVKKQVDELGAATAQAMEDASDRVIARFDRLADTLLGRDHTSRRRGRTSIPDLVARRGDEG